A single Mytilus trossulus isolate FHL-02 chromosome 12, PNRI_Mtr1.1.1.hap1, whole genome shotgun sequence DNA region contains:
- the LOC134693036 gene encoding SPRY domain-containing SOCS box protein 1-like produces MSMGQKVSGGIKTGTNRESNYKALCKENMVYNPDYQKPSRLDMLLDMPPPPKEVQVAHSWNPDDRSLNIFVKEDDKLTFHRHPVAQSTDCIRGKVGYTRGLHVWEIVWSTRQRGTHAVVGVATAESPLHCVGYQSLVGSNSESWGWDLGRNKLYHDGKNNPIGLTYPSLLNSDENFVVPDSFLTVLDMDEGTLSFVVDGQYLGVAYRNLKGKKLYPVVSAVWGHCEITMNYIGGLDPEPLPLMDICRRQIRQQLGKNRLHEIHKLPLPNTIKNYLLYQS; encoded by the exons ATGAGCATGGGGCAGAAGGTttctggaggcatcaaaacagGAACCAATCGAGAATCTAACTATAAAGCATTGTgtaaagaaaacatggtgtatAATCCCGACTATCAAAAGCCTAGCCGGCTAGACATGTTACTGGACATGCCACCACCGCCAAAGGAAGTCCAGGTGGCTCATTCCTGGAATCCAGATGATCGATCTCTTAATATATTTGTGAAGGAGGATGATAAGTTAACATTTCACCGTCATCCGGTGGCACAGAGTACTGACTGTATCAGGGGTAAAGTTGGCTACACTCGTGGACTCCATGTTTGGGAGATAGTTTGGAGCACGAGACAGAGAGGAACTCATGCCGTTGTTGGTGTAGCCACCGCCGAGTCCCCCTTACATTGTGTAGGATATCAGTCTTTGGTAGGGAGTAACTCAGAATCATGGGGTTGGGATTTAGGAAGGAACAAACTGTATCATGATGGAAAAAATAATCCTATAGGACTGACCTATCCTAGTCTATTGAATTCAGATGAAAATTTTGTTGTTCCAGATAGTTTTCTTACAGTTTTAGACATGGACGAAGGCACTTTAAGCTTTGTGGTAGATGGACAATATTTAGGTGTTGCATATCGTAATTTGAAAGGCAAAAAACTTTATCCCGTTGTCAGTGCCGTTTGGGGACATTGTGAAATAACAATGAACTATATAGGTGGACTTGACC CTGAACCTCTTCCTTTAATGGACATTTGTCGTAGACAGATTAGACAGCAACTAGGCAAAAATAGACTGCATGAGATACACAAACTTCCATTACCAAATACCatcaaaaattatttgttgtatCAGTCATAG